One region of Termitidicoccus mucosus genomic DNA includes:
- the gluQRS gene encoding tRNA glutamyl-Q(34) synthetase GluQRS, with translation MPTTYTGRLAPSPTGLLHLGHARTFWIAAERARAEGGVLRLRNDDLDRARCRPEFVAAMLEDIAWLGLAWTPPMLSQSERMPLYRAALARLHAANLIYPCHRSRRDVAEAAGAPHEGGDDDEPVFPPAWRPPAGATPPLPTPDVPIAINWRFRVPDGELVSFADGHAGPRQAVAGRDFGDFLVWRKDNTPSYQLACAVDDADMGITEVVRGADLIKSTFRQLLLLRALGATAPAFYHCPLVTDAAGRRLAKRHDALALRTLRTQGLSPASIIERFRNEPAP, from the coding sequence ATGCCGACAACCTACACCGGACGCCTCGCGCCTTCGCCGACAGGACTGCTCCACCTCGGGCATGCGCGGACCTTCTGGATCGCCGCCGAACGCGCGCGGGCTGAAGGCGGGGTGTTGCGGCTGCGCAACGACGATCTCGACCGCGCGCGCTGCCGCCCGGAGTTTGTCGCCGCCATGCTCGAAGACATCGCATGGCTCGGACTCGCCTGGACGCCGCCCATGCTTTCGCAAAGCGAACGCATGCCGCTCTACCGCGCCGCGCTGGCCCGCCTGCATGCGGCGAATCTCATCTATCCCTGCCATCGCTCGCGCCGCGACGTCGCCGAGGCCGCCGGAGCACCGCACGAAGGAGGCGACGATGACGAACCTGTTTTCCCTCCCGCATGGCGCCCGCCCGCCGGCGCGACACCGCCGCTTCCCACGCCCGACGTCCCCATCGCCATCAACTGGCGTTTCCGCGTGCCGGACGGGGAACTCGTCTCGTTCGCCGACGGACACGCCGGGCCGCGGCAAGCCGTCGCCGGACGCGATTTCGGCGATTTCCTCGTGTGGCGGAAAGACAACACGCCCAGCTATCAACTGGCCTGCGCCGTGGACGATGCCGATATGGGCATCACCGAGGTCGTGCGCGGGGCCGACCTGATCAAATCCACCTTTCGCCAGCTCCTCCTGCTTCGCGCGCTCGGCGCGACCGCCCCGGCGTTTTACCACTGCCCGCTTGTCACCGACGCCGCCGGACGGCGCCTCGCCAAACGGCATGATGCGCTCGCCCTCCGCACCCTGCGCACCCAAGGACTCTCGCCAGCGTCGATCATCGAGCGATTCCGCAACGAACCCGCCCCATGA
- the rpsT gene encoding 30S ribosomal protein S20: MANTKSAIKAARKTERFTTRNQTVKTRLKTLHKKFEAAAKSGDAAAAKAAAIAYTSAMDKATKSGVVHKNAAARAKSHAAKYAQAK, encoded by the coding sequence ATGGCCAACACCAAATCCGCCATCAAGGCAGCCCGCAAAACCGAGCGTTTCACCACGCGCAACCAAACCGTCAAAACCCGCCTGAAGACTTTGCACAAGAAGTTTGAGGCCGCCGCCAAAAGCGGTGATGCCGCCGCCGCCAAGGCCGCCGCCATCGCCTACACTTCGGCCATGGACAAAGCCACCAAGTCCGGTGTCGTCCATAAAAACGCCGCCGCCCGCGCGAAGTCGCACGCCGCCAAATACGCGCAGGCCAAATAA
- the ispH gene encoding 4-hydroxy-3-methylbut-2-enyl diphosphate reductase gives MSVAILAFNTSNQLVVLHRDGICDLAFAGGNLASAEARLAAEFPAHTSPALAYAVRDHAPETIDVYFTQVPSPARPASAHGIASAPASDFRSLDSLDGAPKSPALAAVLAAIEPHLIAIPYLHLSEHDFIYKFRPDKERNRDIYQFDDHARALYQSRLCAAIKALSRTNERSATAPTALDFGPVRYLIPSHFGFCLGVKNAIERAYETLAENSGRRVFMLSELIHNPFVNEDLLRRGLRYLQTDKGVPLTLEGRKAAPDTPPGQLLWNTLTPDDIVIIPAFGATDDDKRRLVRKGVPVCQYDATCMLVEKVWKSARAFGRRGYTIIIHGKHEHEETKATFSNARRHAPALIIRNLDEARVLAGLISHPDAPDTPARFAAAFAGKHTPGFDPVRDLQRIAVVNQTTLLMNETIDIIEHLRAAYAALHGPAEARARVGGDGKRDTLCYATQVNQDALARALAEPLDAALVIGGKNSSNTYQLHRLCEQRLGSAAFFVQSEADIHSASVIQHTRFPAHGPAKGQTAAPLHIATTEPRPFLPLAALASAAPENPLRILLTGGASCPDGIIQQVITRINTFFPPDKLRPITAVLADLEG, from the coding sequence ATGTCTGTCGCGATTCTCGCCTTCAACACCAGCAACCAGCTCGTCGTGCTTCACCGCGACGGAATCTGCGATCTGGCGTTTGCCGGCGGGAACCTCGCTTCGGCGGAAGCGCGCCTCGCGGCGGAATTCCCCGCGCATACCTCACCGGCCCTCGCCTATGCGGTGCGCGATCATGCGCCCGAAACCATCGACGTTTATTTCACCCAAGTCCCCTCGCCCGCCCGCCCGGCTTCCGCTCACGGCATCGCATCCGCTCCCGCCTCCGATTTTCGCTCGCTCGATTCGCTTGACGGCGCCCCGAAGAGCCCGGCGCTCGCCGCCGTGCTCGCCGCCATCGAGCCGCATTTGATCGCAATTCCCTACCTCCACCTCAGCGAGCACGATTTCATCTACAAATTCCGCCCGGACAAGGAGCGCAATCGCGACATCTACCAATTCGACGACCACGCCCGCGCGCTCTACCAATCCCGCCTCTGCGCCGCGATCAAAGCCCTCTCCCGCACCAACGAACGCAGCGCCACCGCGCCCACCGCGCTCGATTTCGGCCCCGTCCGCTACCTGATCCCCAGTCATTTCGGCTTCTGCCTCGGCGTAAAAAACGCCATCGAACGCGCCTACGAGACGCTGGCCGAGAATTCCGGCCGGCGCGTCTTCATGCTCTCCGAGCTCATCCACAATCCCTTTGTCAACGAGGACCTCCTGCGCCGTGGCCTCCGCTACCTCCAGACCGACAAAGGCGTCCCGCTCACGCTCGAAGGCCGCAAGGCCGCCCCCGACACCCCGCCCGGACAACTCCTCTGGAACACGCTCACGCCCGACGACATCGTCATCATCCCCGCCTTCGGCGCCACCGACGACGACAAACGCCGCCTCGTCCGCAAAGGCGTTCCCGTCTGCCAGTATGACGCCACGTGCATGCTCGTCGAAAAAGTCTGGAAATCCGCCCGCGCCTTCGGTCGCCGCGGCTACACCATCATCATCCACGGCAAGCACGAACACGAGGAAACCAAGGCCACCTTCTCCAACGCCCGCCGCCACGCGCCCGCGCTCATCATCCGCAACCTCGACGAGGCCCGCGTGCTCGCCGGCCTCATCTCGCATCCGGACGCCCCCGACACGCCCGCGCGTTTCGCCGCCGCCTTTGCCGGCAAGCACACGCCGGGCTTCGATCCCGTCCGCGACCTTCAGCGCATCGCCGTCGTCAACCAGACCACGCTCCTGATGAACGAGACCATCGACATCATCGAGCACCTGCGCGCCGCCTACGCCGCCCTTCACGGCCCCGCCGAGGCGCGCGCCCGTGTCGGCGGCGACGGCAAACGCGACACCCTCTGCTACGCCACCCAGGTCAACCAGGACGCCCTTGCCCGCGCCCTCGCCGAGCCGCTCGACGCCGCCCTCGTCATCGGCGGGAAAAACTCCTCCAACACCTACCAGCTCCACCGCCTCTGCGAGCAGCGCCTCGGCTCCGCGGCCTTCTTTGTTCAAAGCGAAGCCGACATCCATTCCGCCAGCGTCATCCAGCACACCCGCTTCCCCGCGCACGGCCCCGCGAAAGGCCAGACGGCCGCTCCGCTGCACATCGCGACCACCGAGCCCCGGCCCTTTCTGCCTCTCGCCGCCCTCGCCTCCGCCGCTCCGGAAAACCCGCTCCGCATCCTCCTCACCGGCGGCGCTTCCTGTCCCGACGGCATCATCCAGCAGGTCATCACCCGCATCAACACCTTCTTCCCCCCGGACAAGCTCCGCCCCATAACCGCCGTCCTCGCCGACCTCGAAGGATAG
- a CDS encoding flavodoxin domain-containing protein encodes MATLHIYYGTMTGNAESLATRASERAATEGWESQLHNLADVKPADLASAGLALFVVSTWGDGEPPDDAREFFEELAGTETDLSGLRYAVLGLGDHDYQDFNAFARNLDERLAALGAQRVSERVEADLDFDDTYAQWENTVFPQLGELKATLA; translated from the coding sequence ATGGCCACACTGCACATCTACTATGGAACGATGACCGGCAACGCCGAGTCCCTCGCCACCCGCGCCAGCGAGCGCGCCGCGACCGAAGGCTGGGAGTCCCAGCTCCACAACCTCGCCGACGTGAAGCCCGCCGACCTCGCGTCCGCCGGTCTCGCGCTTTTCGTCGTGAGCACCTGGGGCGACGGCGAGCCGCCGGACGACGCCCGCGAATTTTTCGAGGAGCTTGCCGGCACCGAGACCGATCTTTCCGGGCTGCGCTACGCGGTGCTCGGCCTTGGCGATCACGATTACCAGGATTTCAACGCCTTCGCCCGCAATCTCGACGAGCGGCTCGCCGCCCTCGGCGCGCAGCGCGTGAGCGAGCGCGTCGAGGCCGATCTCGACTTCGACGACACCTACGCGCAATGGGAAAACACCGTTTTCCCGCAACTCGGCGAATTAAAGGCGACGCTCGCCTGA
- the rnhC gene encoding ribonuclease HIII, which produces MPRKTAGDDDSPQKLSSYTIKLDDAQMEKLRAICEARGWMPFDVAYTRFAYKADHLKINVTAYTSGKLVVAGKGTEDFVRDTLEVEVTGAPKLGYDEVLHPDWFEPHAGMDESGKGDLFGPVTTATVIADKPAIDAWIKAGVKDSKKIADNQIVKLDELIRKTPGVVVEIFAWEHMTKYNELMSKPRANLNLLLAWQHAKGLVAALDKKWVPWGLLDQFSEQPLVQRELKKKDVKNFELRMRTKAEEDPVVAAASVCARAEYVRQMAKLSKKFGAKLTKGAGPLVKQQASEIIQKFGARALGEFAKLHFRTAYEVVSAAGKLDELPLPKPKERMEWQ; this is translated from the coding sequence ATGCCCAGAAAAACGGCCGGCGACGACGATTCCCCGCAAAAACTCAGCAGCTACACCATCAAGCTCGATGATGCGCAGATGGAGAAACTCCGCGCCATCTGCGAGGCGCGCGGCTGGATGCCGTTCGATGTCGCCTACACGCGTTTCGCCTACAAGGCCGACCACCTCAAAATCAACGTCACCGCCTACACCAGCGGCAAGCTCGTCGTCGCCGGCAAGGGCACCGAGGACTTTGTGCGCGACACGCTCGAAGTCGAGGTCACGGGAGCGCCGAAACTCGGCTATGACGAGGTGCTGCATCCGGACTGGTTCGAGCCGCACGCCGGCATGGACGAGAGCGGCAAGGGCGATTTATTCGGCCCCGTCACCACCGCGACCGTCATCGCGGACAAGCCCGCCATCGACGCCTGGATCAAGGCCGGCGTGAAGGACTCGAAAAAAATCGCCGACAACCAGATCGTCAAACTCGACGAACTCATCCGCAAAACCCCCGGCGTCGTCGTGGAGATTTTCGCATGGGAGCACATGACAAAATACAACGAACTCATGTCGAAACCCCGCGCCAACCTGAACCTGCTGCTCGCCTGGCAGCACGCGAAGGGCCTCGTCGCCGCGCTCGACAAAAAATGGGTGCCGTGGGGTCTGCTCGACCAGTTCAGCGAACAGCCGCTCGTGCAGCGCGAGTTGAAAAAGAAGGACGTGAAGAATTTTGAGTTGAGGATGCGCACCAAGGCCGAGGAAGACCCCGTGGTCGCGGCCGCGTCGGTCTGCGCCCGCGCCGAATACGTGCGGCAGATGGCGAAGCTTTCGAAAAAATTCGGTGCGAAACTCACCAAGGGCGCGGGTCCGCTGGTGAAGCAGCAGGCGTCCGAGATCATCCAAAAATTCGGCGCGCGCGCGCTGGGCGAGTTTGCCAAGCTGCATTTCCGCACCGCCTACGAAGTGGTTTCCGCCGCCGGCAAGCTCGACGAACTTCCCCTCCCGAAGCCGAAGGAGCGGATGGAGTGGCAATAA
- a CDS encoding 3-deoxy-D-manno-octulosonic acid transferase, which yields MALWIYRLLFLPVLCFTAPYYLFRMRKRGGYRRDFQQRFGAVAPLPPKRAGARRVWLQAVSVGEMLAIAPILEALKRRGDTEVYLTTTTSTGRKIAEERYRGLVAGIGYFPTDWWLFSARAWRAVAPDLVILTEGERWPEHIAQARRRGVPVLAVNARLSDRSFGRMRAWRRLMGPLMLRGITRVLACSAEDASRFRELGVDAEKITTVGNMKWDVTIPLMDAAERARLREEIGLGGAAANELVLLGSSTWPGEEEALAGALAALRKAGVAARLLLVPRHMERRAEVEDVLRGTGFSWHLRSRGAAPGVVDIAVGDTTGELRKFAQLADLVFVGKSLPPHAEGQTPVEAAALGKPILMGPGMSNFRDITRYLTEAGAARVVRDADELRAVALSLLATAPEERRAMAEAARACHKANQGALARTVEIVAEELARAKPSAPRAGTLS from the coding sequence ATGGCGCTCTGGATCTACCGTCTGTTGTTTCTGCCCGTGTTGTGCTTCACGGCGCCCTATTATCTGTTTCGCATGCGAAAGCGCGGCGGCTACCGGCGGGACTTTCAACAACGCTTCGGCGCGGTCGCGCCGCTGCCGCCCAAGCGCGCGGGCGCGCGGCGGGTGTGGCTTCAGGCGGTGAGCGTGGGCGAGATGCTCGCCATCGCGCCCATCCTCGAGGCGCTCAAGCGGCGCGGCGACACGGAGGTTTACCTGACCACGACCACGAGCACGGGGCGCAAGATCGCCGAGGAGCGTTATCGCGGTCTGGTCGCGGGGATCGGATATTTCCCGACGGATTGGTGGCTGTTTTCCGCCCGCGCATGGCGCGCGGTCGCGCCGGACCTGGTCATCCTCACCGAGGGCGAGCGCTGGCCCGAGCACATCGCGCAGGCGCGCAGGCGCGGCGTGCCGGTGCTGGCGGTCAACGCGCGTTTGTCCGACCGCAGTTTTGGGCGGATGCGCGCGTGGCGCCGACTCATGGGGCCGCTCATGCTGCGCGGCATTACACGCGTGCTGGCGTGCTCGGCGGAGGACGCGTCGCGTTTTCGCGAACTGGGCGTGGACGCGGAAAAAATCACCACCGTCGGCAACATGAAGTGGGACGTGACGATTCCGCTCATGGACGCCGCGGAGCGCGCGCGATTGCGCGAGGAGATCGGGCTGGGCGGCGCGGCGGCAAACGAGCTGGTGCTGCTGGGCTCGTCCACGTGGCCGGGCGAGGAGGAGGCGCTGGCAGGGGCGTTGGCGGCCTTGCGCAAGGCGGGCGTGGCGGCTCGGCTGCTGCTCGTGCCGCGCCACATGGAGCGGCGTGCGGAGGTCGAGGACGTGTTGCGCGGGACGGGTTTTTCGTGGCATTTGCGCTCGCGCGGCGCGGCGCCGGGCGTGGTCGATATCGCGGTGGGCGACACAACGGGCGAACTGCGGAAATTCGCGCAACTGGCGGACTTGGTGTTCGTCGGGAAAAGCCTGCCGCCGCACGCCGAGGGACAGACGCCGGTGGAGGCGGCGGCCCTCGGCAAGCCGATCCTGATGGGACCGGGCATGTCGAACTTCCGCGACATCACGCGTTATCTGACCGAGGCCGGGGCGGCGCGCGTGGTGCGCGACGCGGACGAGTTGCGGGCGGTGGCGCTGAGTCTGCTGGCGACCGCGCCGGAAGAGCGTCGCGCGATGGCCGAGGCCGCGCGGGCGTGCCACAAGGCAAACCAGGGAGCCCTGGCCCGGACGGTGGAAATCGTGGCGGAGGAGCTGGCGCGGGCCAAGCCGTCCGCGCCGCGCGCCGGCACATTGTCGTGA
- a CDS encoding ComF family protein → MADVVFPRVCVGCGDIVEDFAPDAPGDAGGAGEAASPPPLRHVCAKCAEKIEIVREPCCTTCGYPFHGIFAEEAAHGAMRLCPHCDGLAPAYREGRTVVLMKAAARALVHELKYHKGLHVLDDMAALARRSEGVLRFVRGTVLVPVPLHPRKERERGFNQSRVLADCLARDAGGATRVEELLRREADTVSQTTFDRKTRRANLKNAFALAPGAVITPGQHYMLVDDVFTTGSTLNSCAGVLRRAGCLTLDIVTFGHG, encoded by the coding sequence GTGGCCGACGTGGTCTTTCCGCGCGTATGCGTGGGCTGCGGGGACATCGTGGAGGATTTCGCTCCGGACGCTCCGGGCGATGCGGGCGGGGCGGGGGAGGCCGCTTCACCGCCGCCGCTCCGCCATGTCTGCGCGAAGTGCGCGGAGAAAATCGAGATCGTGCGCGAACCGTGCTGCACGACGTGCGGATATCCGTTCCACGGGATTTTCGCGGAGGAGGCGGCGCACGGGGCGATGCGGCTTTGTCCGCATTGCGACGGACTGGCCCCGGCCTATCGCGAGGGCCGCACGGTGGTGTTGATGAAGGCCGCGGCGCGCGCGCTCGTGCACGAGTTGAAATATCACAAGGGTCTCCACGTGCTCGACGACATGGCGGCGCTGGCGCGGCGGTCGGAGGGCGTGTTGCGTTTTGTGCGCGGCACGGTGCTGGTGCCGGTGCCGTTGCATCCGCGCAAGGAGCGCGAGCGCGGGTTCAACCAAAGCCGCGTGCTGGCGGACTGCCTGGCGCGCGATGCCGGCGGCGCGACGCGCGTGGAGGAGCTTCTGCGGCGCGAGGCGGACACCGTTTCGCAGACGACTTTCGACAGGAAGACGCGGCGGGCGAACTTGAAAAATGCCTTTGCACTCGCCCCCGGCGCCGTCATAACTCCCGGCCAGCATTACATGCTTGTCGATGATGTTTTCACCACGGGTTCAACGCTCAATAGCTGTGCTGGCGTGCTGCGGCGCGCCGGCTGCCTGACGCTGGATATCGTCACCTTCGGTCACGGTTAA
- the accD gene encoding acetyl-CoA carboxylase, carboxyltransferase subunit beta, with protein MSLFSKPKYSTVVVKKKDIPKGLWTKCPISGEIVFNKELEDNLMVVPKSGYHFPIGARERIKALFDEGSFKESAADVRSADPLKFVDSVPYPERIKRYEKDSGLPEAVISGTGEIHGVRIAVAVMDFRFCGGAMGAAAGEKITRAIETALSKKIPCVIFSASGGARMQEGIFSLMQMAKTSAALGRLAEARLPFISVLTHPTMGGVTASFATLGDVIIAEPGALVGFAGARVIKDTTKQTLPPGFQTAEFLLEHGLIDQIVSRLEMRDRLGALLKVFHRRGGAKDQVANGK; from the coding sequence ATGTCGCTTTTCAGCAAGCCGAAATACTCGACTGTTGTCGTCAAAAAGAAGGACATCCCGAAGGGATTGTGGACGAAGTGCCCCATCTCAGGGGAAATCGTTTTCAACAAGGAACTCGAGGACAACCTCATGGTGGTGCCGAAATCGGGCTACCATTTCCCCATCGGCGCGCGCGAGCGCATCAAGGCGCTGTTCGACGAGGGCTCGTTCAAGGAAAGCGCGGCCGACGTGCGCTCGGCCGATCCGCTGAAGTTTGTGGACTCGGTGCCGTATCCGGAGCGCATCAAGCGCTACGAAAAGGACAGCGGGCTGCCCGAGGCGGTGATTTCCGGGACGGGCGAAATCCACGGCGTCCGGATCGCGGTCGCGGTGATGGATTTTCGTTTTTGCGGCGGCGCGATGGGCGCGGCGGCGGGCGAGAAAATCACGCGCGCGATCGAGACCGCGCTTTCGAAAAAGATTCCCTGCGTCATTTTCAGCGCGTCGGGCGGGGCGCGCATGCAGGAGGGCATTTTTTCGCTCATGCAAATGGCCAAGACCAGCGCGGCGCTCGGCCGGCTGGCGGAGGCGCGGCTGCCGTTCATCTCGGTGCTCACGCATCCGACCATGGGCGGCGTGACCGCCAGCTTCGCCACGCTCGGCGACGTCATCATCGCGGAGCCCGGCGCGCTGGTCGGGTTCGCGGGCGCGCGCGTCATCAAGGACACCACGAAACAAACGCTGCCGCCGGGTTTCCAGACGGCGGAGTTTCTGCTCGAGCACGGTCTCATCGACCAGATCGTGAGCCGCCTCGAAATGCGCGACCGGCTGGGCGCGTTGCTGAAAGTGTTCCATCGGCGCGGAGGGGCGAAGGACCAAGTTGCAAATGGCAAGTGA
- a CDS encoding bifunctional folylpolyglutamate synthase/dihydrofolate synthase: protein MADCRPSASKPVRDDAGRNARAPLEAIAPAAAAPPSPFTDYADVQDYLFSLKARGVKYGIDRMGSWVAALGHPERAVPAIHITGTNGKGSTAAMLEAIFREAGWRTGLYTSPHLVRLGERVQVDRVSLTEAEIIDYTNALRPIAEDVSRESPDDHPSFFEFMTAMAFWQFERKRCDIGIIEVGMGGRLDATNIVLPEVSVITSISLDHCEMLGDTPEKIAAEKAGIIKPGRPVVIGHVPPAAERVIREAAARAGSQVHSIAEEFGADFAGYPPTNLEGDYQRWNAATAALTARMFPARWRLTGETVARGLMRVDWPGRWERVTVGGQPFIFDASHNPEGAQVLDANLDRLRAGLGGRRLIVITGALGEARARALLEVAARHARELHLVVPAQSRACTHAQLESYLPGAFSGRIHRADIATLFPVPNHCVLSDPDAPIIVTGSLYLIGEIFTRLQEGAKGEGRLQDF, encoded by the coding sequence ATGGCGGACTGTCGGCCTTCGGCCTCGAAACCTGTCCGCGACGACGCGGGCAGGAATGCCCGCGCCCCTTTGGAGGCCATCGCTCCCGCGGCCGCCGCGCCGCCGTCGCCGTTCACGGACTACGCGGACGTGCAGGATTACCTGTTCAGCCTGAAGGCGCGCGGCGTGAAATACGGCATCGACCGCATGGGCTCATGGGTCGCCGCGCTCGGGCATCCGGAGCGCGCCGTGCCCGCCATTCACATCACCGGCACCAACGGCAAGGGCTCCACCGCCGCGATGCTCGAGGCGATTTTCCGCGAGGCCGGCTGGCGCACCGGGCTTTACACCTCGCCGCATCTCGTGCGCCTCGGCGAACGCGTGCAGGTGGACCGCGTGTCCCTCACCGAGGCGGAAATCATCGACTACACCAACGCGCTCCGCCCCATCGCGGAGGATGTGTCGCGCGAGAGCCCCGACGATCATCCGAGTTTTTTCGAGTTCATGACCGCGATGGCGTTCTGGCAGTTTGAGCGCAAACGCTGCGACATCGGCATCATCGAGGTCGGCATGGGCGGGCGGCTCGACGCCACCAACATCGTCCTGCCCGAGGTGTCCGTGATCACGAGCATCAGCCTCGACCATTGCGAGATGCTCGGCGACACGCCGGAAAAAATCGCCGCCGAGAAGGCCGGCATCATCAAGCCCGGCCGCCCCGTCGTCATCGGCCACGTGCCGCCCGCCGCCGAGCGCGTCATACGCGAGGCCGCCGCGCGCGCCGGCTCGCAGGTGCACTCCATCGCGGAAGAGTTCGGCGCCGACTTCGCAGGGTATCCGCCGACGAATCTTGAGGGCGATTACCAGCGCTGGAATGCCGCCACCGCCGCGCTCACGGCACGCATGTTTCCGGCGCGCTGGCGGTTGACGGGCGAAACCGTCGCGCGCGGCCTCATGAGGGTTGACTGGCCCGGACGCTGGGAGCGCGTGACGGTGGGCGGGCAGCCTTTCATCTTCGACGCCTCGCATAATCCCGAGGGCGCGCAAGTGCTCGACGCAAACCTCGACCGCCTCCGCGCTGGATTGGGCGGACGCCGTCTCATCGTCATCACCGGCGCGCTCGGCGAGGCCCGGGCCCGCGCCCTGCTGGAGGTCGCCGCGAGGCACGCGCGCGAGCTCCATCTCGTCGTGCCCGCGCAATCCCGCGCCTGCACGCATGCGCAGTTGGAGTCATATCTGCCGGGCGCCTTTTCCGGTCGGATTCATCGCGCCGACATCGCAACGCTTTTCCCCGTCCCCAATCACTGCGTGCTGTCCGATCCTGACGCCCCGATCATCGTGACCGGCTCGCTTTATCTGATCGGCGAGATCTTCACGCGCCTGCAGGAAGGCGCGAAAGGGGAGGGGCGCTTGCAGGATTTCTGA
- a CDS encoding IS701 family transposase, with amino-acid sequence MMTAGHVTRIRQQLQGFVEEFAEDLGRSERRHWCGKYLEGLLREGEHKSIEPLAARVGCDDQALQQFVNQSPWDHRAVLHRLRQQMRTSASAGGVLVLDDTSLPKQGRHSVGVARQYCGALGKIANCQSIVTWHWLGATGLHWPLAAQLYLPAEWTADEPRMSRAGVPPAEQRFREKWRLALDLLDEMKPQLPAYQAIVFDAGYGVVQSLLAELEKQAEPYVAQVPGNIAAWPAAAVATLKPARRGRPRQHAIVQDPAMHPLSMVGWRDKLLQEPGRWVQVQLPRADGASVQAVAVRVQASRRGSRWRQPGAARWLLIEQLGEETFKYYLSNLPAGTPLAELVRLAHQRWAIEQGYQQLKEELGLDHFEGRSWRGLHHHVTLCFLAFCFLTRLRSSKKTPLAA; translated from the coding sequence ATGATGACCGCAGGGCATGTGACGAGGATACGGCAGCAGTTGCAGGGTTTCGTGGAGGAGTTCGCCGAGGATTTGGGACGGAGCGAACGCCGCCACTGGTGCGGCAAGTATCTGGAGGGCTTGTTGCGAGAGGGGGAACACAAGTCGATCGAGCCGCTGGCCGCCCGGGTTGGCTGCGATGACCAGGCACTCCAGCAGTTTGTCAACCAGAGCCCGTGGGATCACCGGGCCGTGCTCCACCGACTGCGCCAGCAGATGCGGACGTCGGCGTCGGCGGGCGGAGTGCTGGTGCTCGACGACACCAGCCTGCCCAAGCAGGGCCGCCACTCGGTCGGAGTCGCCCGCCAGTATTGCGGAGCCCTGGGCAAGATCGCCAACTGCCAGAGCATCGTGACCTGGCATTGGCTGGGCGCGACAGGATTGCACTGGCCGCTGGCCGCGCAACTCTACCTGCCGGCCGAGTGGACCGCAGATGAGCCGCGGATGAGCCGGGCGGGAGTGCCGCCGGCCGAACAACGCTTCCGCGAGAAGTGGCGCCTGGCGCTCGATCTGCTCGACGAAATGAAGCCGCAGTTGCCGGCCTATCAAGCCATCGTCTTCGATGCCGGCTACGGAGTCGTGCAGTCCCTGCTGGCAGAACTGGAAAAACAGGCAGAGCCCTACGTGGCTCAGGTTCCCGGCAATATCGCCGCGTGGCCGGCCGCAGCCGTGGCCACCCTCAAGCCGGCACGGCGTGGCCGGCCGCGACAGCACGCCATCGTGCAGGATCCGGCGATGCATCCCCTCTCCATGGTTGGGTGGCGGGACAAACTTTTACAGGAACCGGGGCGATGGGTTCAGGTGCAATTGCCACGGGCCGACGGTGCCAGCGTCCAGGCTGTGGCCGTGCGGGTTCAGGCCTCCCGACGAGGCAGTCGCTGGCGGCAGCCCGGCGCGGCCCGCTGGCTGCTGATCGAGCAACTCGGCGAGGAGACCTTCAAATATTATCTGTCCAACCTTCCGGCCGGCACCCCGCTGGCGGAGCTGGTCCGGCTGGCGCACCAGCGCTGGGCCATCGAACAGGGCTACCAACAATTGAAGGAGGAGCTCGGGCTCGACCACTTCGAGGGTCGTTCCTGGCGGGGGCTGCACCATCATGTTACGCTGTGTTTCCTCGCGTTCTGTTTCCTGACCAGACTGCGGTCGTCAAAAAAAACGCCCCTCGCTGCCTGA